From a region of the Rathayibacter sp. VKM Ac-2804 genome:
- the tal gene encoding transaldolase, with protein MTENTPTADLSAAGVSIWLDDLSRSRISSGGLQKLIDEKNVVGVTTNPTIFAAALAKGESYDEQVEELAAADTSVTDAVFAITTDDVAAASDVFRPIYDATNGYDGRVSIEVEPGLAHDAQGTIEQAKALWAKVDRPNAMIKIPATVEGLEAITEAIGSGISVNVTLIFSLARYRAVINAYLAGLEKAKDAGIDLSTIHSVASFFVSRVDTEIDKRLEAVGTDEALALKSKAGVANAQLAYEVFVEAFATERALLLQESGANRQRPLWASTGVKSTDLPDTLYVTELVAAGVVNTMPEKTLEATFDHGVISGDTVTGSYADANAVLDAVAAQGVSYAEVTELLEKEGVEKFVVSWNELLDTVTAALEGAKAKA; from the coding sequence ATGACCGAGAACACCCCCACCGCAGACCTCTCCGCCGCCGGCGTCAGCATCTGGCTCGACGACCTGTCGCGCTCGCGCATCTCGAGCGGCGGGCTGCAGAAGCTCATCGACGAGAAGAACGTCGTCGGAGTCACCACCAACCCCACGATCTTCGCCGCGGCCCTCGCCAAGGGCGAGTCCTACGACGAGCAGGTCGAGGAGCTCGCCGCCGCCGACACCTCGGTGACCGACGCGGTCTTCGCGATCACCACCGACGACGTAGCCGCCGCCTCCGACGTCTTCCGCCCGATCTACGACGCGACCAACGGCTACGACGGCCGCGTCTCGATCGAGGTCGAGCCGGGCCTCGCGCACGACGCGCAGGGCACCATCGAGCAGGCCAAGGCCCTCTGGGCCAAGGTCGACCGCCCGAACGCGATGATCAAGATCCCCGCGACCGTCGAGGGCCTCGAGGCCATCACCGAGGCCATCGGCTCCGGCATCTCGGTCAACGTCACGCTGATCTTCTCGCTCGCCCGCTACCGCGCCGTCATCAACGCGTACCTCGCCGGCCTCGAGAAGGCCAAGGACGCCGGCATCGACCTGTCGACGATCCACTCCGTCGCCTCGTTCTTCGTGTCGCGCGTCGACACCGAGATCGACAAGCGCCTCGAGGCCGTCGGCACCGACGAGGCCCTCGCCCTCAAGAGCAAGGCCGGAGTCGCCAACGCGCAGCTCGCCTACGAGGTCTTCGTCGAGGCGTTCGCCACCGAGCGCGCGCTGCTCCTGCAGGAGTCCGGCGCCAACCGCCAGCGTCCGCTCTGGGCCTCGACCGGCGTCAAGTCGACCGACCTCCCCGACACCCTCTACGTGACCGAGCTGGTCGCCGCGGGCGTCGTCAACACCATGCCCGAGAAGACCCTCGAGGCGACCTTCGACCACGGCGTCATCTCCGGGGACACCGTGACCGGCTCCTACGCCGACGCGAACGCCGTGCTCGACGCCGTCGCCGCGCAGGGCGTCTCCTACGCCGAGGTCACCGAGCTGCTCGAGAAGGAGGGCGTCGAGAAGTTCGTCGTCTCCTGGAACGAGCTGCTGGACACCGTCACCGCCGCGCTCGAGGGCGCGAAGGCGAAGGCCTGA
- a CDS encoding glucose-6-phosphate isomerase: MAIQIHLSGDAEKAADRVVPELVADEVASGITAQVPTLWGAAAEDESAKRLGWTESTTVSRPLIPEILALREEFQAKGIDHIVLGGMGGSSLAPEVITRTAGVELTVLDSTAPGQVLAALNDRLASTAVVISSKSGSTVETASQKKAYEKAFTEAGIDPLDRIVIVTDPGSPLDTSSREAGYRVFNADPNIGGRFSALSAFGLVPSGLAGADIEALLDEAAEASLGLAVDTPENPGLLLGAAIAATSPRRDKLAIVADGTHIVGFADWAEQLIAESTGKDGTGILPVVLGTLAPELSEDLADVQVVRLVEDASALHLFPRDRHEGEILLSGSLGAQMLTWEYAVAVAGRLLGINPFDQPDVESAKVATRALLEKRPEPAAPAFTDAGIEVTGTSEVTEGVSTVAAAVDRLLAQLGEGGYVSIQAYVDRLALPQLEGVRDLLAAQSKRPVTFGWGPRFLHSTGQYHKGGAPTGVFLQIAERASTDLEIPESPFTFGQLIQAQAAGDASVLAEHGRPVLTLTLTDPEADLEALFEALNT; encoded by the coding sequence ATGGCGATCCAGATCCACCTCAGCGGCGACGCCGAGAAGGCCGCCGACCGCGTCGTGCCGGAGCTCGTCGCCGACGAGGTCGCCTCGGGCATCACCGCCCAGGTCCCCACCCTCTGGGGTGCGGCGGCCGAGGACGAGTCCGCGAAGCGCCTCGGCTGGACCGAGTCGACCACCGTCTCCCGCCCGCTGATCCCCGAGATCCTGGCGCTCCGCGAGGAGTTCCAGGCCAAGGGCATCGACCACATCGTGCTCGGCGGCATGGGCGGCTCCTCGCTCGCGCCCGAGGTCATCACCCGGACCGCCGGCGTCGAGCTCACCGTGCTCGACTCCACCGCCCCCGGGCAGGTCCTCGCGGCCCTGAACGACCGCCTCGCATCGACCGCTGTCGTCATCTCGTCCAAGTCAGGCTCGACGGTCGAGACCGCCAGCCAGAAGAAGGCCTACGAGAAGGCGTTCACCGAGGCGGGCATCGACCCGCTCGACCGCATCGTGATCGTGACCGACCCCGGCTCCCCGCTGGACACCTCGTCCCGCGAGGCGGGCTACCGGGTCTTCAACGCCGACCCGAACATCGGCGGTCGCTTCTCGGCGCTGTCCGCGTTCGGCCTCGTGCCGTCCGGCCTCGCCGGAGCCGACATCGAGGCCCTCCTCGACGAGGCGGCGGAGGCGTCCCTCGGCCTGGCCGTGGACACCCCGGAGAACCCGGGTCTGCTCCTCGGCGCCGCGATCGCCGCCACCAGCCCCCGTCGCGACAAGCTCGCGATCGTGGCGGACGGCACCCACATCGTGGGCTTCGCCGACTGGGCCGAGCAGCTCATCGCCGAGTCCACCGGCAAGGACGGCACGGGCATCCTCCCCGTCGTCCTGGGCACCCTCGCCCCCGAGCTGTCGGAGGACCTCGCCGACGTGCAGGTCGTCCGCCTGGTCGAGGACGCGAGCGCGCTGCACCTGTTCCCGCGCGACCGGCACGAGGGCGAGATCCTCCTGTCCGGCTCGCTCGGCGCGCAGATGCTGACCTGGGAGTACGCGGTCGCGGTCGCCGGGCGACTGCTCGGGATCAACCCGTTCGACCAGCCCGACGTCGAGTCGGCGAAGGTCGCGACCCGGGCCCTGCTCGAGAAGCGGCCCGAGCCCGCCGCCCCGGCGTTCACCGACGCGGGCATCGAGGTGACCGGCACGTCCGAGGTCACCGAGGGCGTCTCGACCGTCGCCGCCGCCGTCGACCGCCTCCTCGCCCAGCTGGGCGAGGGCGGCTATGTGTCGATCCAGGCCTACGTCGACCGCCTCGCCCTCCCGCAGCTGGAGGGCGTCCGCGACCTCCTCGCCGCGCAGTCGAAGCGCCCCGTCACGTTCGGCTGGGGCCCGCGCTTCCTGCACTCGACGGGTCAGTACCACAAGGGCGGAGCGCCGACCGGCGTCTTCCTCCAGATCGCCGAGCGCGCGAGCACGGACCTCGAGATCCCCGAGAGCCCGTTCACCTTCGGCCAGCTGATCCAGGCGCAGGCCGCGGGCGACGCGAGCGTGCTCGCCGAGCACGGCCGCCCCGTCCTGACGCTGACGCTGACGGACCCGGAGGCCGACCTCGAGGCGCTCTTCGAGGCGCTCAACACCTGA
- the zwf gene encoding glucose-6-phosphate dehydrogenase gives MSVDITPEFNPLRLSFDRRLNRIAGPSGLVIFGVTGDLSRKKLMPAVYDLANRGLLPPGFALVGFARRDWDDQDFEKVVHDSVKKYARTEFHEEVWTQLAQGIRFVQGEFDDPEAFSRLKTTVDELDRERGTNGNFAFYLSIPPKSFPQVTEQLRSSGLAEQKDGQWRRVVIEKPFGSDLTTARELNAVVESVFPPDSVFRIDHYLGKETVQNILALRFANMMYEPLWNSNYVDHVQITMAEDIGVGGRAGYYDGIGAARDVIQNHLLQLLALTAMEEPISFDAADLRAEKEKVLAAVRLPKDLSTVTARGQYSGGWQGGEKVLGFLEEDGMSPTSTTETFAAMRLDIGTRRWAGVPFYLRAGKRLGRRVTEIAVVFKRAPQQLFAESQTTSLGQNALVIRVQPDEGVTMRFGSKVPGAGMQVRDVTMDFGYGHAFTEASPEAYERLILDVLLGEPPLFPRHEEVELSWKILDPIEEYWTTQGQPEQYRPGTWGPDSADELLARDGRTWRRP, from the coding sequence ATGTCTGTGGACATCACTCCCGAGTTCAACCCGCTGCGGTTGAGCTTCGACCGCCGGCTGAACCGGATCGCGGGGCCGAGCGGCCTCGTCATCTTCGGCGTCACCGGCGATCTCTCCCGCAAGAAGCTCATGCCTGCGGTCTACGACCTCGCCAACCGCGGCCTGCTGCCGCCCGGCTTCGCGCTCGTCGGCTTCGCCCGGCGCGACTGGGACGACCAGGACTTCGAGAAGGTCGTGCACGACTCCGTCAAGAAGTACGCGCGCACCGAGTTCCACGAGGAGGTCTGGACCCAGCTCGCGCAGGGCATCCGCTTCGTGCAGGGCGAGTTCGACGACCCCGAGGCCTTCAGCCGCCTGAAGACGACGGTCGACGAGCTCGACCGCGAGCGCGGCACGAACGGCAACTTCGCCTTCTACCTCTCGATCCCGCCGAAGTCCTTCCCCCAGGTCACCGAGCAGCTGCGCAGCTCGGGCCTCGCGGAGCAGAAGGACGGCCAGTGGCGCCGCGTCGTCATCGAGAAGCCCTTCGGCAGCGACCTGACGACCGCGCGCGAGCTGAACGCCGTCGTCGAGTCGGTCTTCCCGCCGGACTCCGTCTTCCGGATCGACCACTACCTCGGCAAGGAGACGGTCCAGAACATCCTGGCGCTGCGCTTCGCCAACATGATGTACGAGCCGCTCTGGAACTCGAACTACGTCGACCACGTGCAGATCACGATGGCCGAGGACATCGGAGTGGGCGGCCGCGCCGGCTACTACGACGGCATCGGCGCCGCGCGCGACGTCATCCAGAACCACCTGCTCCAGCTGCTCGCCCTCACGGCGATGGAGGAGCCGATCTCGTTCGACGCCGCGGACCTCCGCGCCGAGAAGGAGAAGGTCCTCGCGGCCGTCCGCCTGCCGAAGGACCTGTCGACCGTCACCGCGCGCGGGCAGTACTCCGGCGGCTGGCAGGGCGGCGAGAAGGTGCTCGGCTTCCTCGAGGAGGACGGCATGAGCCCCACCTCGACCACCGAGACCTTCGCCGCGATGCGCCTCGACATCGGCACCCGCCGCTGGGCCGGCGTGCCGTTCTACCTCCGCGCGGGCAAGCGCCTGGGCCGCCGCGTCACCGAGATCGCGGTGGTCTTCAAGCGTGCGCCGCAGCAGCTCTTCGCCGAGAGCCAGACCACCTCGCTCGGCCAGAACGCCCTGGTGATCCGCGTCCAGCCGGACGAGGGCGTGACCATGCGCTTCGGCTCGAAGGTGCCCGGCGCCGGCATGCAGGTGCGCGACGTCACGATGGACTTCGGCTACGGCCACGCCTTCACCGAGGCCAGCCCCGAGGCGTACGAGCGCCTCATCCTCGACGTCCTCCTGGGCGAGCCCCCGCTCTTCCCGCGGCACGAGGAGGTCGAGCTGTCCTGGAAGATCCTCGACCCGATCGAGGAGTACTGGACCACGCAGGGCCAGCCCGAGCAGTACCGCCCCGGAACCTGGGGCCCCGATTCCGCCGACGAGCTCCTCGCTCGCGACGGCCGCACCTGGAGGCGCCCGTGA